In Hyphomicrobiales bacterium, a single window of DNA contains:
- a CDS encoding TIGR00282 family metallophosphoesterase codes for MRLIFLGDVLGRSGREAVGRVLPDLRARFAPDCVVVNGENTTHGFGLSSEHYFFLRDAGADVVTLGNHAFDQRELLTTVAREDRLIRPANWPKDCPGRGSAMVETASGRRVLVVNAMGRVMVEPVLDDPFPAVEREIEQCRLGRDCDAILLDFHGEASSEKMAMGHFCDGRVSVVVGTHTHTPTADHHILAGGTAYQTDAGMCGDYDSVIGMDKAEPLQRFLRKLPVERMKPAEGEATVCGLAVETDDATGLALKVAPIRIGGQLAPAEIPFW; via the coding sequence GTGCGGTTGATCTTTCTCGGTGATGTGTTGGGCCGGTCCGGGCGCGAGGCAGTTGGGCGTGTCCTGCCGGACCTGCGGGCGCGATTTGCGCCAGATTGCGTTGTTGTGAACGGCGAAAACACGACCCACGGATTTGGGTTGAGCAGCGAGCACTATTTCTTCCTCCGGGATGCGGGTGCGGACGTGGTGACGCTCGGCAATCACGCCTTCGACCAGCGCGAACTGCTGACGACGGTCGCCCGCGAAGACCGCCTCATCCGCCCCGCCAACTGGCCGAAGGATTGTCCCGGGCGCGGCTCCGCCATGGTGGAGACGGCATCAGGACGGCGCGTGCTGGTGGTCAATGCCATGGGCCGCGTGATGGTGGAGCCGGTGCTGGATGACCCGTTCCCCGCGGTGGAGCGCGAAATCGAACAGTGCCGACTGGGACGCGACTGCGATGCCATCCTGCTCGACTTCCACGGCGAGGCGTCGTCGGAGAAGATGGCCATGGGCCATTTCTGCGATGGCCGCGTGAGCGTGGTTGTGGGTACCCACACCCATACGCCCACCGCCGACCATCACATTCTCGCCGGCGGCACGGCCTACCAGACCGATGCAGGCATGTGCGGAGACTATGATTCCGTCATCGGCATGGACAAGGCGGAGCCGCTGCAGCGCTTTCTGCGCAAACTGCCCGTGGAGCGCATGAAGCCCGCTGAAGGCGAAGCCACGGTGTGCGGCCTGGCGGTGGAAACGGATGACGCAACAGGGCTCGCCCTCAAGGTTGCGCCCATCCGCATCGGAGGCCAACTGGCACCAGCGGAGATCCCATTCTGGTAA
- a CDS encoding 5-formyltetrahydrofolate cyclo-ligase, with amino-acid sequence MDPLAPLKKAARAEAMARRDASHERLKDAAAQFLVSHPFPVKPEAGRSVVSAFFPYLSEIDTRPLLGRLAGEGWTTALPIVLKLGQPLEFRRWMPGEPTIPGKWDIPRPAEDAPLVDPDVLLVPLLAFDRKGYRLGYGGGFYDRTLEKLRNTKPVTAIGVAYSVQEVDSVLHDHHDQLLNYVMTEKELVTCG; translated from the coding sequence ATGGACCCCTTGGCACCCCTGAAAAAGGCTGCACGCGCCGAAGCCATGGCCCGGCGCGACGCCTCCCATGAACGGCTGAAAGACGCTGCGGCACAGTTTCTCGTCAGCCACCCCTTTCCCGTGAAGCCGGAAGCTGGACGTTCCGTCGTCTCTGCATTTTTCCCCTACCTGAGCGAGATCGATACCCGGCCGCTGCTGGGGCGGTTGGCGGGCGAAGGCTGGACAACGGCGTTGCCTATCGTGCTGAAACTCGGGCAACCGCTCGAATTCCGCCGGTGGATGCCAGGCGAACCGACCATTCCCGGCAAGTGGGATATTCCCCGTCCGGCGGAGGATGCTCCGCTGGTGGATCCCGATGTCCTGCTGGTGCCGCTGCTAGCATTTGACCGCAAGGGCTACCGGCTGGGCTATGGCGGCGGATTCTACGACCGTACCCTGGAGAAGCTGCGGAACACCAAGCCCGTCACCGCCATTGGCGTTGCCTATTCTGTGCAGGAAGTTGACAGCGTGCTCCATGACCATCATGACCAGCTTTTGAATTATGTGATGACGGAAAAAGAGCTGGTTACGTGCGGTTGA
- a CDS encoding type III polyketide synthase, translated as MTASAPSRFSSPSPRLSSLATAVPPNVLETAHVVKQAGRIFARFGDDFERMLPVFTNTGIDRRYSACPSEWFDHAWGWPERTRQFTTTAESLFREASTRALDEAGVAPADVDAIVTVSSTGIATPSIEARVMGSMGFRDDVLRLPVFGLGCAGGVTGLAVAARLARAMPGRTILLCVIELCTLAFRPDEMTKSNIVATALFGDGAAAAVIRTSGSGPTIECSGEHTWPGTVDVMGWRVDDEGFGAIFSRSIPDLVLNDLRGAADAFLQRNALTAADVDHYSFHPGGTKVIQALETAFELGQGRLADERAVLAGFGNMSAPTVLFVLQRALSQPWTGRRFVGSLGPGFTASFVTMTQ; from the coding sequence ATGACCGCATCGGCACCGTCTCGATTCTCCTCACCCAGCCCCCGTCTTTCCAGCCTCGCAACCGCCGTCCCGCCCAACGTGCTCGAAACCGCGCACGTGGTGAAGCAGGCGGGGCGCATTTTTGCGCGCTTCGGCGATGACTTCGAACGGATGCTGCCCGTCTTCACCAATACCGGGATTGACCGGCGCTATTCGGCCTGCCCATCGGAGTGGTTCGATCACGCCTGGGGCTGGCCGGAACGGACACGCCAGTTCACCACGACCGCCGAAAGCCTGTTTCGCGAGGCGAGCACGCGAGCGCTGGACGAAGCGGGCGTTGCTCCGGCCGATGTGGATGCGATCGTCACGGTCTCCTCCACCGGCATCGCCACGCCCTCGATCGAGGCGCGGGTGATGGGCAGCATGGGATTCCGGGATGATGTGTTGCGTCTCCCCGTGTTTGGCCTGGGCTGCGCCGGCGGCGTGACGGGCCTGGCCGTTGCCGCGCGCCTCGCCCGCGCCATGCCTGGCAGGACCATTCTCCTCTGCGTGATCGAGTTGTGCACGCTCGCCTTCCGGCCCGACGAGATGACCAAGTCGAACATTGTCGCCACCGCCCTCTTCGGCGATGGTGCTGCGGCCGCCGTGATCCGCACCTCTGGCTCCGGTCCCACAATTGAATGCAGTGGCGAACACACCTGGCCCGGAACGGTCGATGTCATGGGATGGCGCGTGGATGATGAAGGCTTCGGCGCTATCTTCTCGCGCTCAATTCCCGACCTTGTGCTCAACGATCTGCGCGGAGCGGCCGATGCCTTTCTGCAGCGCAATGCCCTCACGGCCGCCGATGTCGATCATTATTCCTTCCACCCCGGCGGCACGAAGGTGATCCAGGCGCTGGAAACGGCCTTTGAACTGGGACAAGGACGGCTCGCGGATGAACGCGCCGTACTCGCAGGTTTCGGCAACATGTCCGCACCCACCGTATTGTTCGTCCTGCAGCGCGCCTTGTCACAACCTTGGACAGGCCGCCGCTTCGTTGGCTCTCTCGGTCCCGGTTTCACCGCCAGCTTTGTGACGATGACACAATGA